The window atttattattttatacacaaggaaataaatatgtaaaatatagtgcaaagtgagaaagaaaaaatgggaaagtttgAAACTTGCAGGAACCTAGTCTTTGCATTTGAGTTTCTCTTCCACAGCAATGGAGTTCTTGCAATGAGCAATTGCAGCTTGGATTGCAGCCTGCAACTCTTCCATGGTGCTGTCGCTTGTAGAAGAAGGAAGAGTTGCAGTTGCCACGAGAAGGCCACTGTTTGTTGGAGATGTCCTCATCGACGCCGGAGCTGAGAATTCCCCTCGCCTTCCTCTCAGCTCCTGTTTACCCCTCAGGCTTAAATTCCCTGAAAACGAATAAGGCTGCCTCCGGAATTTGATGTTGTCTCTCCTCCCTCTGAAGAACAAGAGGGGTCGAACCATTCTCACGTACCTTTTCAGTACATGGCTTACATCGAATCTCAGCTTTCTcttctgtttctccttctcttccttGTCTCCAATCTCACAGCCTTTTCGCCATCGCCCAAACAGGGAGAAGGACTTGGActtgtttctttcctttgtcTCGCTGCTGTTGCTTTGTTGATGGCGTCTGTTGCTGTTGCTGCTGATCATGTTGTTCTCGCTATTGTAGCTTCTCTTGATGTTCTGGCtattgctgctgctgctgcagtTGCTGCCATTGTTCTCGGGTTTTTGATCTTCTAGCAATTCTCTAATGGGGAGAGTGAAACTGTCCAAGGAATTGGTGGAGGAGCGAGGAGATACAGGAAGATGAGAAAGTAGGTGGAGGGGTAGCAAGTGACCGTGGAAGAAAATATCATCGGCCGGAGATAAATCTATGGCAAAGGTCGAAGTCTGCGCCTTAGCTTTATCCTGGATTG is drawn from Vitis riparia cultivar Riparia Gloire de Montpellier isolate 1030 chromosome 18, EGFV_Vit.rip_1.0, whole genome shotgun sequence and contains these coding sequences:
- the LOC117907444 gene encoding BRI1 kinase inhibitor 1 encodes the protein MDTVQQQKSRERVGERQEGKEGHSVKQQQQPPFTASPPSASSSPSHEFSFTISLHPSSTTIQDKAKAQTSTFAIDLSPADDIFFHGHLLPLHLLSHLPVSPRSSTNSLDSFTLPIRELLEDQKPENNGSNCSSSSNSQNIKRSYNSENNMISSNSNRRHQQSNSSETKERNKSKSFSLFGRWRKGCEIGDKEEKEKQKRKLRFDVSHVLKRYVRMVRPLLFFRGRRDNIKFRRQPYSFSGNLSLRGKQELRGRRGEFSAPASMRTSPTNSGLLVATATLPSSTSDSTMEELQAAIQAAIAHCKNSIAVEEKLKCKD